In Phormidium ambiguum IAM M-71, one DNA window encodes the following:
- a CDS encoding creatininase family protein encodes MLLHLSTWTEVEEYLAKSTGIIMPIGSTEQHGPTGLIGTDAICAEAIAKGVGAEINAMVGPTINVGMALHHTSFPGTISLRPSTMILLIKDYVTCLAKAGFTKFYFINGHGGNIATMKAAFAETYAHLADLNVRNHEQVKCYVANWFMCSSVYKLAKELYGEQEGSHATPSEVAVTQFVYPEAIKEGQLSEEVGKGHSIYGAVDFRKRYPDGRMGSNPALATAEHGKQFYDLAVKELSNGYLEFLSAE; translated from the coding sequence ATGCTGCTACATTTAAGTACTTGGACAGAAGTAGAAGAGTATTTGGCAAAGTCTACAGGGATTATTATGCCAATAGGTTCTACTGAACAACATGGGCCTACAGGATTAATTGGTACAGATGCGATTTGTGCAGAGGCGATCGCAAAAGGTGTAGGAGCAGAAATAAATGCAATGGTTGGCCCTACAATTAACGTAGGAATGGCGCTACATCATACAAGTTTTCCAGGCACAATTAGTCTGCGTCCTAGTACGATGATTTTGTTAATTAAAGATTATGTAACTTGTTTAGCTAAAGCTGGATTTACTAAGTTCTATTTTATTAACGGACATGGTGGTAATATCGCTACAATGAAAGCGGCTTTTGCCGAAACTTACGCGCATTTAGCAGATTTAAATGTCAGGAATCATGAGCAAGTAAAATGTTATGTTGCTAACTGGTTTATGTGCAGTTCAGTTTATAAATTAGCTAAAGAATTGTATGGTGAACAAGAAGGTTCTCACGCCACTCCCAGCGAAGTAGCTGTTACCCAATTTGTTTATCCAGAAGCAATTAAAGAAGGGCAACTTTCAGAAGAAGTTGGCAAGGGGCATAGTATTTATGGCGCGGTAGATTTTCGCAAGCGTTACCCTGATGGCAGAATGGGATCAAATCCTGCTTTAGCAACAGCGGAACATGGCAAGCAATTTTATGATTTAGCAGTGAAAGAATTAAGTAATGGTTATTTGGAATTTTTGAGTGCTGAGTAA
- a CDS encoding ArsR/SmtB family transcription factor, which produces MVNSITPTQISAGFHALSDPLRLQIIELLRERELCVCELCEHLEVSQSKLSFHLKTLKEAGLLRSQQEGRWIYYSLNLAQFVVLEQYLADYRRFSPIVPARACQD; this is translated from the coding sequence ATGGTAAATTCAATTACGCCTACCCAAATTAGTGCTGGGTTTCATGCCTTGTCTGACCCTCTGCGCTTGCAAATCATTGAATTACTTAGGGAAAGAGAGTTATGTGTTTGTGAGTTATGCGAACATTTGGAAGTGAGTCAATCTAAACTCTCGTTTCACTTGAAAACCCTTAAAGAAGCGGGTTTACTTCGTTCGCAGCAAGAAGGACGTTGGATTTATTACAGCCTGAATTTGGCGCAATTTGTAGTTTTAGAGCAGTATTTGGCAGATTATCGCCGCTTTAGTCCGATCGTTCCCGCCCGCGCCTGTCAAGATTAA